The window acagaaTCAATGGAGTTTTCTAtgtgtaataataataataatcataattctATGTTCTTCAATTCCTCTTCATCTTCGTCCTCGTcctcgtcttcttcttcttctccttctccttcttcttcttcatcaactATCAATAACCCTAATTTTCTAGGATGAAAAACGATCCCCTTTCTCAATTCCATCATCACTTTCATCTCTCCTTCATCATTTCAATCGCCAACCCATTTTTTACTTCTTGATCATGATCATGATGATCTGTCCGGCCTTCTAGCTGTCAATTCAAGGCCGTGAcggtctctctctctcttttccgccttggagttttttttcttctcaataaTCCTAGGGtttccccccccccccccctcttTTTGTTGATTCTGCGTGAAGTTTGCATCATGGAGCCTCGAGTTggaaacaaatttaaactcGGTCGGAAGATTGGAAGCGGATCGTTTGGAGAGATCTATCTCggtttgttcttctttttttgttttgttttgtttttttttttggtgtcgTTGATGTTATGCTGTTTATGCGGTATCATTTGTcgcttttttaattttttttttcaatttaatttcagGTACTAATATTCAGACGAATGAAGAAGTTGCAATTAAGCTTGTGAGtaatttttttggaattgGTCTGTTTTTGCGGCTGTCATTGAAAATTTATCGACATGTTTGACAATATGTTCTCAATATTTATGGACCGTTTCGTTCTGTcctcttattttcttcttcttctcttgaAATTGGCATGTTGTGTGTTTGACTAGAGTAGTTTTCgtgttaaatatatttgatttggtGATGTTCAAATTTGAGGCAGGACATAAGTCATTACCTTAATTTTCAACCGAGACCGTAAGTAACAGTAGCTCGAAACTAGAGCTTCCTGAAGGAGGTGTCAAGAGTTTGATTTATCGAATGTTCAAAACTTGGCGTGGTTTTGGTAGAGTCAGAAGGCACCTGAAAAGTTAGTTCATGCAAGGTCCTTTGGTTAGGTATCTGTGCAGAATGGGTCTCCACATTGAGTGGGTTTGGTTTCTGTTAGAATCTATATAACGACTTAATGAGGTTATGTTGATCATCGATAATGAGTATTCTCATACAAAAGGTTGATGTTATAGCACAACTACTCAATTCCATTGTTATGGTTCTGGGTTCAAAATCCATAGTTCCCCCAagtttattcctttttttttctttgaatgagAATCATCCATAGGGAACTCCATTGATAGAGGAATTACTAAAGAGTGTCTAGCCATAGGAATTACTAAGAACTCTTCCAACTGGCCATGTGGAAGACAAGTCATACGAAGATGAACAAAAAGGCTAGAATTCTTGAACCATGTTGAAAGTGATGGGAATTATAGGTAGAAAAGTATGATCAAGAAACTCATGCATTGCATCTATCATGGATCAggtattcatttattttgttgtttctctGTATTTAAGTTCACTGGAGGATAGGGTAATAATGTTTCCATGATAAGATGGGCTGATAAGTTATTGCCTTGGTACTTTGTTAGCTGTTGACAGGAATTAAGCCTGAAATTAGTTGcagcttttctttttggctGGATGGACGTGATGATGTGATCAATGCATGCCATATAGTCTTTACAATAACAAGCAATATTTGCATGTCCTGATGTAGTTTTCTATTTCCAGGAAAATGTGAAGACGAAACATCCACAACTGCTTTATGAATCAAAGCTATATAAAATACTACAAGGAGGAAGTAATAAACGTTACTCTTAACTCTTAACAATATCGTGTTTGTAAGTTGCATACCTTATTATTCATGTTTGcaaacttttttcaattttgacaGCTGGGATTCCAAATGTGAGGTGGTTTGGCGTCGAAGGAGACTATAATGTTCTTGTGATTGATTTGTTGGGCCCTAGCCTTGAAGATTTATTTAACTTCTGCAGCAGAAAATTGTCTCTTAAGACTGTTCTTATGCTTGCAGATCAGATGGTAACAATTTAATTGACTGAGTTCATCCATCACCACGTCTGGTCTACttcatgttcttttttatgaaCACTCTTTGTTATCTTTGCTCCCATTTTAGATCAATCGGGTGGAATTTGTTCACTCCAAATCCTTTCTACATCGGGATATCAAACCAGATAATTTTCTTATGGGCTTAGGCAGGCGTGCAAATcaggttttgatttttttaatttgttgtagGATTCAGCATTCatgttcatttttgttatattcattCAGTGTCCTGTATCCATGTTTCCATAGGTCTACGCCATCGACTTTGGGTTAGCTAAAAAGTACAGAGACACTTCAACTCATCAGCACATTCCTTACAGGTCAGTTGTTTATAATTAAAGGTTGCAATCGATTTATTCATATTGCTATTGTTTCATAGTGGATTTATTTAAATGCTGTTTTGTGAAGATCTtagatgaaatatttattgttaCTGATTTTGAGCAGTGTTGTCTTGTGGCATAAATTTTGTAGATGATGTATGAGTTATAGTGTAAGGTTTTATTGTTCAAATCTAATATTCCTACTTCTTTCTTGATCAGTGAATGCTTTCTTATCAATGAAATAATTGCTAATGTTTTGTACAAACTTCTACTGGGTCTTCTTTAATGCTTAAGATGCTTTGACAGACTTACGCTGTGCCTTGGAAGTTCGTGAAGTTACTTAGCATGCCTTTTCTTCATTCTGGACAtccatttaagaaaaaaaatcttaaaatttgttttataaaattcattaGAATACCATTTTTCAACTGTCCTCCTCAATCCACCTTTTGTGGGAGTCTCTCCTTTTTCCTGTGGGCTTGGTTTTGGTATGCCCGTGTagtctttcatttttttctcaatgaaagtcgTTAATTTCAAAGgaggaagggaaaaaaactATCCTACGGTAGAATACGATTGgtcatttatttgtttgtttgaagtATTGAGGATATACTTCCATGATAAGAGTTTGAGAACTAAAGTTGCAGTCTCTTTGTTTCGCTTTTATTTCGTTTTTATTTCTCAGTTCTTAGTTATTATAATGTTCCATGAAAAGCATATTTACTAGTTTTCATTCATAAGAGAGTAAAAAATGATTCTGGCATCTACCCCACTGGCATTTTCTGTGTCTGGGTCTGTTGGTTAGGATTTGGGGCTTTAAATTAGATTGTAAACCAATGTCCCTTGTTTGGCCCTTCTTGTTGAATGTGTATTCAAGATATTGTCTTCTACTGTAGGAGGGATGGTATCAATGCTACAgatatatttatcattaagAAAGCACTTGCCTTTTATTTGTTGATCATGGCAACTATTTCCATGAGTTTGACAAATGTAACCTGCTGACTATTTGCagagaaaacaagaatttgaCAGGAACTGCAAGATATGCAAGCATGAATACCCATCTTGGCATTGGTATctcttttcccctttttctctGTTAGATCTCTCCTTCCCACAATACAAACAgtcataaaacataaattgagaaatggaGGGAGATGATAGAAACGTTATGaggtttgttttcttctgCTTCCTTATAATTTACTTTCATATTGTGCAGAACAAAGCCGCCGAGATGATTTAGAATCACTTGGATATGTtcttatgtattttttaaggGGGAGGTAAGTATTTTGTGTTATCATATCAGTATGTGACTCTTTTAAATCGTGAAATATCCAATATGGAGTGGTAACCTGTTATCTTTATAGTCTTCCTTGGCAGGGACTTAAAGCAGGAACGAAGAAACAAAAGTACGAAAAGATTAGTGAAAAGAAAGTCTCCACTTCTATAGAGGTTAGATTATCCGCGTCTTTGGGTGACTTCTTGCCACTGATAATTACTgtcaaatattatgaaatccaATTAGATTATGCTGACATATTGTACATATTGTTCTCCCTTTAGGCCCTTTGTCGTGGATACCCTACTGAATTTGCTTCCTACTTCCATTATTGTCGATCATTAAGGTTTGATGATAAGCCAGACTACGCTTATCTAAAAAGACTCTTCCGTGACCTTTTCATTCGTGaaggtttgaattttttaattcactttttttcctaTAAATTTTACAGTGTTGTTATActgtttcaatttaaataaaggcATGCTTTTTCAGGTTTTCAGTTCGATTATGTGTTTGATTGGACCATTTTGAAGTACCAGCAATCCCAGATAACTGCCCCACCTACTCGTGCCATTGTAAGTTTTGGAACGCATACGAGATTGGCCTTTCTCTGTGTAGTTATGACTTGTTTTGGtaaccatttggtttttgaaattaagCATATTTTCCTGACATTTCTTACCATGGTTTTCATCTTCCATAAGTAGTAGAGTTTGAAtcttaaccaaatttaaaaaatgaaaagttttgaaaattacttattttagttttcaaaacttggcttgttgttttcaaaacattgATAGAAAGTATATAACTTAGAACTCAAGAATACAAATATACAACCTATAGAACAGATCCTGTTCAAATAAGGTCGtatagaaattagaaagtaTATAACTAAGCAacaactaaaaatcaaatgtcaAGTGGTTGTCAAAGAGGCTATATTACTCATTTATCCTCATGTGACATTTTGAACTCTAGGGTGGTGCTGGACCAAGTTCTGGAGTACCTATGGCTATAGCAAATGCTGATAGGCACACTGGTAgttatttctcttattttgGTTTGTCTTAGAGTTCCTTGCATCATATTATCCTGCTACTTGCATGTCTCAACGATATTGTATCTTGAAGGTGGCGAGGAGGGTCGACCACCACCGAGTGGCTGGGTAGCACCAGACCCCTTGCGAAGGAGAAACTCTGGTCCAGTTACGGGCActgcaaaacaaaaacctCCAGCCACAAACGATCACGCTATTGCCAAGGAACGCATAGTGAGTACTTACTGATTACATGTTTGTTATAGTTTTCCATGTTtgtggttttcttttcttttttcatttcttaacttGTTATAATCCGCATACATCCAGCTACCAAATTCCAATATTATACAATCAAGTGGATCATCAAGACGAGCTGCAATAGCTAGCACCCAAGATATAGCCCTCCTTGGATGTGAATCCGACCCAACTCGCCTTGGAATTCCAGATCCGAGCTTTGGAGCTGTACAGAAAATCTCTAGTGCACAAAGGCATTCACCAGCTGATCAGAACCGTTCGACCTCGGCCAGAAACATATCATCAGGCATCAGGAACTTTGAGTCCACTCTTAGAGGTATCGAAAGCCTCCATTTTAATCAAGATGAGAAGGTACAATATTAGCGGTTAACACTCGCGTGCTCACTATCCTAGCAAAATCTATCTGTTGTAAATACGGT of the Cucumis sativus cultivar 9930 chromosome 3, Cucumber_9930_V3, whole genome shotgun sequence genome contains:
- the LOC101210557 gene encoding casein kinase 1-like protein 2, translated to MEPRVGNKFKLGRKIGSGSFGEIYLGTNIQTNEEVAIKLENVKTKHPQLLYESKLYKILQGGTGIPNVRWFGVEGDYNVLVIDLLGPSLEDLFNFCSRKLSLKTVLMLADQMINRVEFVHSKSFLHRDIKPDNFLMGLGRRANQVYAIDFGLAKKYRDTSTHQHIPYRENKNLTGTARYASMNTHLGIEQSRRDDLESLGYVLMYFLRGSLPWQGLKAGTKKQKYEKISEKKVSTSIEALCRGYPTEFASYFHYCRSLRFDDKPDYAYLKRLFRDLFIREGFQFDYVFDWTILKYQQSQITAPPTRAIGGAGPSSGVPMAIANADRHTGGEEGRPPPSGWVAPDPLRRRNSGPVTGTAKQKPPATNDHAIAKERILPNSNIIQSSGSSRRAAIASTQDIALLGCESDPTRLGIPDPSFGAVQKISSAQRHSPADQNRSTSARNISSGIRNFESTLRGIESLHFNQDEKVQY